Proteins from a genomic interval of Lycium ferocissimum isolate CSIRO_LF1 chromosome 2, AGI_CSIRO_Lferr_CH_V1, whole genome shotgun sequence:
- the LOC132042168 gene encoding berberine bridge enzyme-like 13 has translation MASFDSIKVSFFIILLWSSCSALSDSTPQKFYQCVRKNSDFPVAFSTAFFTPNDASFIPVLNSTAQNLRCLLPSVSKPELIFTPMTEPHVQAAVICAKQLSLELRVRSGGHDYEGLSYISEMGSPFVMVDLSKLRGIDVNIEENSAWAQAGATVGEVYYRISEKSKTLGFPAGLCPSLGIGGHITGGAYGSMMRKFGLGVDNVVDARIVNANGTILDRQSMGEDLFWAIRGGGGASFGILLSWKLKLVTVPEVVTVFTVPKTLEDGATKILYKWQQVADKIDEDLFMRVEISVEDKKDVKGERTVQTAYNSLFLGNADRLLQIMNESFPELGLTQKDCTQMSWIESILYIGGFPTKTPPEVLLQGKPTFRNYFKAKSDFVKEPIPETGLEGLWKRLLDEDSPLMIWTPYGGMVANKSESETPFPHRKGVIFMIQYLTLWNEPNQELATKHFDWIRRLYNYMTPYASMFPREAYVNYRDLDLGMNKNNGNSNSSFVQASVWGNKYFKNNFNRLVQIKTKVDPENFFKHEQSIPVLPLTSTRRRRGKRSHH, from the coding sequence ATGGCATCCTTCGACTCTATTAAGGTTTCATTTTTCATAATCTTATTATGGAGTTCTTGTTCTGCTCTTTCTGATTCAACCCCCCAAAAGTTCTACCAATGTGTTCGCAAGAACTCAGATTTCCCTGTCGCTTTCTCCACAGCTTTCTTTACCCCAAATGATGCTTCTTTTATCCCAGTCTTGAATTCCACAGCTCAAAACCTCAGGTGTTTGTTGCCATCAGTTTCTAAACCAGAACTTATTTTCACTCCAATGACAGAACCCCATGTCCAAGCTGCTGTGATTTGTGCAAAACAGCTCAGTCTTGAGCTCAGAGTTAGGAGTGGAGGCCATGATTATGAAGGCCTTTCATACATTTCTGAAATGGGGTCTCCTTTTGTCATGGTCGATCTCTCGAAGCTTCGAGGGATCGACGTGAACATAGAGGAGAATTCAGCTTGGGCTCAAGCTGGTGCAACTGTAGGTGAAGTGTACTATAGAATTTCAGAAAAAAGTAAGACTCTTGGATTTCCAGCTGGACTTTGTCCTAGTTTGGGGATTGGTGGCCATATCACTGGTGGTGCTTATGGTTCCATGATGAGAAAATTCGGGCTTGGGGTCGACAATGTTGTCGATGCACGTATTGTTAATGCCAATGGCACGATACTCGATAGGCAATCGATGGGGGAAGACTTGTTTTGGGCGATTCGTGGAGGTGGAGGAGCTAGTTTCGGGATCTTACTATCTTGGAAGTTAAAATTAGTCACTGTTCCAGAAGTTGTCACTGTTTTCACTGTCCCGAAAACATTGGAAGACGGGGCGACGAAGATTTTGTACAAGTGGCAACAAGTTGCTGACAAAATTGATGAAGATCTTTTTATGAGAGTAGAAATAAGTGTTGAGGACAAAAAAGATGTAAAGGGGGAAAGGACTGTTCAAACAGCTTATAACTCATTGTTTCTTGGAAATGCCGACAGGCTTTTACAAATAATGAATGAAAGTTTCCCTGAATTGGGATTGACACAAAAAGATTGTACACAAATGAGTTGGATTGAGTCCATTTTGTACATTGGTGGCTTTCCAACAAAAACCCCACCAGAAGTACTCCTCCAGGGGAAACCAACATTCAGAAACTACTTCAAAGCCAAATCAGATTTTGTAAAAGAGCCAATTCCAGAAACTGGACTTGAAGGCCTATGGAAAAGGCTATTAGATGAAGACTCACCATTAATGATATGGACTCCATATGGTGGAATGGTGGCTAATAAATCAGAATCAGAAACTCCTTTCCCACACAGAAAAGGggtcattttcatgattcagtATTTAACTCTGTGGAATGAACCTAATCAAGAATTAGCTACGAAACACTTTGATTGGATCAGGAGGTTATACAATTACATGACTCCTTATGCCTCTATGTTCCCAAGAGAAGCCTATGTGAATTATAGAGATCTTGATTTAGGGATGAACAAGAATAATGGGAATAGTAATTCCAGCTTTGTACAAGCCAGTGTATGGGGgaacaaatatttcaaaaacaaTTTTAACAGGTTGGTGCAAATAAAGACTAAGGTGGATCCTGAAAATTTCTTCAAACATGAACAAAGCATCCCAGTTCTTCCTCTTACTAGTACTAGGAGGAGAAGAggaaagagaagtcaccattaA